The Impatiens glandulifera chromosome 3, dImpGla2.1, whole genome shotgun sequence genome contains a region encoding:
- the LOC124931237 gene encoding monocopper oxidase-like protein SKU5, whose translation MASRTFFNVLFVFGSFFAGLCFAEDPLVTYEFVVSYITASPLGVPQQVIAINRKFPGPVINVTTNNNVIINVRNKLDEGLLMTWSGIQQRKSSWQDGVLGTNCPIPPKWNWTYQFQVKDQVGSFYYFPSTNFQRASGGFGGFIVNNRDVIPIPFDTPYEDIVILIGDWYTSNHTALRRTLNGGKELGMPDGVLINGKGPYRYNTTIVPDGIDHETIEVQPGKTYRVRVHNVGVSTSLNFRIQNHNLLLAETEGSYTVQQNYTSLDIHVGQSYSFLVTMDQNASTDYYIVASARFVNRTEWQRVTGVGILHYTNSKGKADGPLPDAPNDEFDKTYSMNQARTIRWNVTASGARPNPQGSFRYGSINVTELYVLKNTAPVTINGKHRTTLSGISFVNPATPIRLADKYKVKGVYKLNFPTRPLTGPPIMETSVINGTFRGFMEIILQNNDTKMQSYHLDGYAFFVVGMDYGEWTDNSRGTYNKWDGIARSTTQVFPGAWTAILVSLDNVGVWNLRSENLDSWHLGQETYIRVVNPEATNKTELPMPDNALFCGALAKMQKPQDISSATLILGSGFGRFLNVMVVVMCALIRVLH comes from the exons ATGGCTTCCCGAACCTTCTTCAATGTCCTTTTCGTGTTTGGTTCATTCTTTGCTGGTTTGTGTTTCGCTGAAGACCCATTGGTTACATATGAGTTCGTCGTCTCCTACATTACCGCTTCTCCACTCGGTGTCCCTCAACAG GTGATTGCTATTAATCGAAAGTTTCCAGGACCTGTCATTAATGTTACTACTAACAACAATGTTATTATCAATGTTCGGAACAAACTAGATGAGGGTTTATTAATGACTTg GTCTGGGATTCAGCAAAGGAAAAGTTCATGGCAAGATGGTGTATTGGGTACTAATTGCCCAATTCCTCCCAAATGGAACTGGACTTACCAATTTCAGGTTAAGGATCAAGTTGGGAGTTTCTACTACTTTCCATCAACCAATTTTCAGAGAGCTTCGGGTGGATTTGGCGGTTTTATTGTCAACAATAGAGATGTAATACCGATTCCTTTCGACACCCCTTACGAAGATATCGTTATTCTCATTGGCGATTGGTATACTTCAAACCACACG GCTTTAAGGAGGACACTTAATGGTGGAAAGGAATTAGGGATGCCAGATGGTGTTCTTATTAATGGAAAAGGCCCTTATAGATATAACACTACAATTGTTCCTGATGGAATTGATCATGAAACAATTGAAGTTCAACCAG GGAAAACGTATCGTGTTCGTGTACATAATGTCGGGGTGTCCACGAGTTTGAATTTTCGGATTCAGAATCATAACCTTCTTTTAGCGGAAACTGAAGGGTCGTATACCGTTCAACAAAATTATACTAGTTTAGATATTCATGTAGGTCAATCCTATTCGTTTTTGGTAACGATGGATCAAAACGCAAGTACCGATTACTATATTGTAGCTAGCGCTAGATTCGTCAACAGGACTGAGTGGCAAAGAGTTACGGGTGTTGGCATATTGCATTACACTAATTCAAAGGGGAAGGCAGATGGGCCTCTTCCCGACGCTCCCAATGATGAGTTCGATAAGACTTACTCGATGAACCAAGCTAGAACTATCAG GTGGAACGTAACTGCCAGTGGTGCTCGTCCGAATCCACAAGGGTCGTTTAGGTACGGATCGATTAACGTAACTGAGTTATACGTGTTAAAGAATACAGCACCCGTGACCATAAATGGTAAACATCGAACAACGCTTAGTGGGATCTCATTTGTCAATCCCGCGACCCCAATTCGACTTGCGGATAAATACAAGGTGAAGGGGGTATACAAGCTTAACTTTCCAACACGACCACTTACAGGGCCGCCAATTATGGAAACATCGGTTATAAATGGAACGTTTAGAGGGTTTATGGAAATCATACTTCAAAACAATGACACAAAAATGCAAAGCTACCATTTGGATGGATATGCCTTCTTTGTTGTTGG GATGGATTATGGCGAGTGGACGGATAATAGTCGAGGCACTTACAATAAATGGGATGGTATTGCTCGATCCACAACTCAG GTTTTCCCCGGAGCATGGACCGCGATCTTGGTCTCCTTGGACAATGTTGGAGTGTGGAACTTGAGGTCTGAGAATCTCGACTCATGGCATCTTGGGCAAGAAACCTATATCAGAGTGGTTAACCCCGAGGCAACTAATAAGACTGAATTGCCCATGCCCGATAATGCTCTATTTTGCGGTGCACTTGCCAAAATGCAAAA ACCTCAAGACATTTCATCGGCAACATTGATTTTGGGGAGCGGATTTGGGCGATTCCTTAACGTTATGGTGGTTGTGATGTGTGCGCTAATTCGAGTGTTGCATTGA
- the LOC124929065 gene encoding hsp70-Hsp90 organizing protein 3-like, whose amino-acid sequence MADEAKAKGNAAFSAGNYTEAIRHFSEAITHAPDNHVLYSNRSAAYASLGQYSDALTDAEKTVELKPDWSKGYSRLGAAYSGLNRYDEAVDSYQKGLDIDPNNDALKSGLADAKSANVRSRGPSPSSSSSSSPFGNIFSGPELWAKLTADPITRGYMQQPDFVKMMQDIQKNPNNLNLYLKDQRVMQALGTLLNVKISTPNGAGDMDMPDFPPPPERKKPSETDLPKKKDPEPEPMETETAEEREAKEKKSQAQKEKEAGNAAYKKKDFETAIQHYTKALELDDEDISYLTNRAAVYLEMGKYEECISDCDKAVERGRELRSDYKMVARALTRKGSALVKMAKCSTDYDPAIETFQKALTEHRNPDTLKKLNEAEKAKKELEQQEYLDPQLADEEREKGNEYFKQQKYPEAIKHYTEAIRRNPKDHRAYSNRAASYTKLGAMPEGLKDAEKCIDLDPTFTKGYSRKGAVQFFMKEYDKALETYQAGLKHEPNNQELLDGVRRCIEQINKANRGDLTPEEIKERQAKGMQDPEIQNILSDPIMRQVLVDFQENPKAAQDHMKNPLVMNKIQKLVSAGIVQVK is encoded by the exons ATGGCCGACGAAGCAAAAGCAAAAGGCAACGCTGCCTTTTCCGCCGGGAATTACACAGAAGCAATCCGTCACTTTTCCGAAGCAATTACCCATGCTCCAGATAATCACGTCCTTTATTCAAATCGATCAGCGGCATACGCTTCCTTAGGTCAATATTCCGATGCATTAACCGATGCCGAGAAGACCGTCGAATTGAAGCCGGATTGGTCTAAGGGATATTCTCGTCTTGGTGCTGCTTATTCTGGCCTCAACCGCTACGATGAAGCTGTTGATTCGTATCAAAAAGGTCTAGATATTGATCCGAATAATGATGCACTTAAGTCTGGCCTTGCAGATGCTAAATCAGCTAACGTTAGGTCTCGTGGTCCGTCTCCTTCGTCTTCATCTTCGTCGTCTCCTTTTGGAAATATTTTCTCCGGTCCGGAGTTATGGGCGAAGCTTACAGCTGATCCTATAACCAGGGGTTATATGCAACAGCCTGATTTTGTTAAGATGATGCAGGATATTCAGAAGAACCCTAACAATTTGAATCTGTATTTGAAGGATCAAAGAGTTATGCAAGCTTTGGGTACTCTATTAAATGTGAAGATCTCTACACCAAACGGAGCAGGTGATATGGATATGCCAGATTTCCCACCGCCGCCTGAGAGAAAGAAGCCGTCCGAGACAGATTTACCGAAGAAGAAAGATCCTGAACCAGAGCCAATGGAAACAGAGACGGCCGAGGAAAGAGAGGCAAAAGAGAAGAAATCACAAGCGCAGAAGGAGAAGGAAGCTGGTAATGCAGCTTACAAGAAGAAAGATTTTGAGACTGCAATTCAACATTACACCAAAGCTCTTGAATTGGATGATGAAGATATTTCTTACCTTACAAACAGAGCAGCTGTATACTTGGAGATGGGCAAG TATGAAGAATGTATTAGTGACTGTGATAAAGCAGTTGAAAGAGGTAGAGAACTAAGATCAGATTATAAGATGGTTGCAAGGGCTTTAACTAGAAAAGGATCAGCCTTGGTAAAAATGGCCAAATGTTCAACAGATTATGATCCTGCCATTGAGACATTTCAAAAAGCTCTAACTGAACATAGAAATCCAGACACATTGAAGAAACTGAATGAAGCAGAGAAAGCAAAGAAAGAGTTAGAACAACAGGAGTATTTAGACCCACAACTAGCTGATGAAGAACGTGAGAAAGGTAATGAGTATTTCAAACAACAGAAATACCCGGAAGCTATTAAGCATTATACAGAGGCTATAAGAAGGAATCCAAAGGATCATCGG GCATACAGTAACAGAGCTGCCAGTTATACAAAACTTGGGGCAATGCCTGAAGGGTTGAAAGATGCAGAGAAATGCATTGATCTTGATCCAACCTTTACTAAAGGATACAGTAGAAAAGGGGCGGTTCAATTCTTCATGAAGGAGTATGACAAAGCTTTGGAGACTTATCAAGCAGGATTAAAGCATGAGCCTAATAATCAAGAGTTATTGGATGGTGTAAGGAG ATGTATTGAGCAGATTAACAAGGCAAACCGTGGCGATTTGACCCCCGAGGAGATAAAGGAGAGACAG GCCAAGGGAATGCAGGATCCAGAAATTCAGAATATCTTGTCTGATCCCATTATGAGACAG GTATTGGTGGATTTCCAGGAAAACCCAAAGGCTGCTCAGGATCATATGAAGAACCCTCTTGTGATGAACAAGATTCAAAAATTGGTCAGTGCTGGCATAGTTCAAGTCAAATAA